In Thiospirochaeta perfilievii, a single window of DNA contains:
- the secE gene encoding preprotein translocase subunit SecE, protein MGKIKAFLSETVVEMKKVVWPSWPSALSSMKVVLVSTVLFAMLFGLVDWLLLSGLYSIF, encoded by the coding sequence ATGGGTAAAATAAAAGCATTTTTAAGTGAAACTGTAGTTGAAATGAAAAAGGTTGTTTGGCCAAGTTGGCCCTCTGCTTTATCTTCTATGAAGGTTGTTCTTGTATCTACAGTGTTGTTTGCAATGCTGTTTGGGTTAGTTGATTGGTTACTTTTAAGTGGCTTATATTCAATATTTTAA
- the rplK gene encoding 50S ribosomal protein L11, with the protein MAKKKVTAVIKLQVPAGSATPAPPVGPALGPHGVSAPQFVQQFNDRTSKHEKGILIPVVIEVYSDRSFTFITKTPPAAVLLKKAANLKSGSAEPHKVKVATITKKQVQEIAELKMPDLNANSIPAAISIISGTARSMGIVVEG; encoded by the coding sequence ATGGCAAAAAAAAAGGTTACAGCAGTTATTAAATTGCAAGTTCCTGCAGGAAGTGCAACTCCTGCACCACCGGTTGGACCAGCTTTAGGTCCTCATGGTGTTAGTGCACCACAATTTGTTCAGCAGTTTAATGACAGAACAAGTAAGCACGAAAAAGGTATTTTAATACCGGTAGTTATTGAGGTTTACAGTGATCGAAGTTTTACTTTTATTACAAAAACACCTCCAGCAGCAGTATTATTAAAAAAAGCTGCTAATTTAAAGAGTGGTTCAGCTGAGCCTCATAAGGTTAAAGTTGCGACTATAACTAAAAAGCAAGTTCAAGAAATTGCAGAGCTTAAAATGCCAGATTTAAACGCTAATTCAATTCCAGCTGCAATAAGTATTATTTCAGGTACTGCCCGGTCAATGGGTATAGTAGTGGAGGGTTAA
- the nusG gene encoding transcription termination/antitermination protein NusG produces the protein MAKGWYILHVFSGHENKVEKYIQMYLDEGVYGDVISDVKVPSEEVSEKVNGKTRVVKKKILPGYVMLEMDLPERGWKKTCVAIRRIQSVLGFLGTMGDSKPQPISSEEAKAILQKAGAIKADKGLLIGQDYVAGEKVRVTEGPFESFSGVIEKVMPEKGKLQVVVGIFGRSTPVEVEYQQVERV, from the coding sequence ATGGCTAAAGGTTGGTATATTCTTCATGTTTTTTCTGGGCATGAAAATAAAGTAGAGAAATACATTCAGATGTATTTAGATGAAGGTGTATATGGGGATGTAATATCCGATGTGAAGGTTCCTTCTGAAGAAGTGTCTGAGAAAGTTAATGGTAAAACTCGGGTTGTAAAAAAGAAGATTTTACCTGGTTATGTAATGCTTGAGATGGATCTACCGGAAAGAGGTTGGAAAAAGACTTGTGTTGCCATAAGAAGAATTCAAAGTGTTCTTGGTTTTTTAGGAACAATGGGTGATTCTAAACCACAACCTATAAGCTCAGAAGAGGCTAAGGCTATTTTACAGAAGGCTGGAGCAATAAAGGCTGATAAGGGGTTACTTATTGGGCAGGATTATGTTGCTGGAGAGAAAGTTCGAGTAACAGAGGGTCCATTTGAGTCTTTCTCTGGTGTTATCGAGAAGGTTATGCCTGAAAAGGGTAAGCTGCAAGTAGTTGTTGGTATTTTTGGAAGATCAACACCTGTGGAAGTAGAGTATCAGCAGGTAGAAAGAGTATAA
- the prs gene encoding ribose-phosphate diphosphokinase: protein MSFSQPTKLGIVACPGGEQFADEIITNLKSIYYRRFEKKTRNISKVYGVSEEEAVKHLNYDKDLSSRQVKIYGNPDKYRVPSFKVPGTFTKFANGELKAEINHSIKGMDIYIVQDVENAEPIQFSTGKPVRCSINDHIFNLLVTIDAVKQSGARSITVVAPVYPYSRQHKKKGREGLTASSLGRMLEGAGVGRIITLDIHSKEIEHTFKKLSLVNLHASYQVLRKLSNIMDLHNEDMVVVSPDTGAIDRNKYFASSLQKPLALLYKERDYSKVTESASDSNITSARLLGSVDGRNVFMADDMLGTGGTMIKAMELLKQNGAKKIVCAVSLPLFTGKAIEYFDKAYEEGKFYRIIGTNGVTKSKELLAKEWYVCANVSNLFARSISRIHHDRSLSPILDNSKMIQRMLNQSKKKDK, encoded by the coding sequence ATGAGTTTCTCACAACCTACTAAGCTCGGCATTGTTGCGTGTCCGGGTGGAGAACAATTCGCCGATGAGATTATAACAAATCTAAAGTCTATTTATTATAGAAGATTTGAAAAGAAGACTAGAAATATATCTAAGGTATATGGTGTATCGGAGGAAGAGGCTGTAAAGCATCTTAATTATGATAAGGATTTAAGTTCAAGGCAGGTTAAAATATACGGAAACCCTGATAAATACAGAGTTCCATCTTTTAAAGTTCCTGGTACTTTTACAAAATTTGCTAATGGAGAGCTAAAAGCTGAAATCAATCACTCTATAAAGGGTATGGATATCTATATAGTTCAAGATGTTGAGAATGCTGAACCAATCCAGTTTAGTACTGGAAAACCTGTTCGTTGTTCTATAAATGACCACATCTTTAATCTATTAGTTACTATTGATGCTGTAAAACAGTCTGGAGCTAGAAGTATAACAGTCGTTGCTCCTGTCTACCCCTACTCGAGGCAGCATAAAAAAAAGGGAAGAGAAGGGTTAACTGCATCCTCTTTAGGTAGAATGTTAGAAGGGGCTGGTGTAGGTAGGATAATTACCCTCGATATTCATTCTAAAGAGATTGAACACACCTTTAAAAAGTTAAGTCTTGTAAACTTACACGCTTCATATCAGGTTTTAAGGAAACTAAGCAATATTATGGACCTTCATAATGAAGATATGGTTGTTGTATCTCCAGATACAGGAGCTATAGACCGGAATAAGTATTTTGCTAGCTCATTACAAAAACCCTTAGCTTTGTTATATAAAGAGAGGGACTACTCAAAGGTAACTGAGAGTGCATCTGACTCCAATATAACAAGTGCAAGACTTTTAGGTAGTGTCGATGGAAGAAACGTATTTATGGCCGATGACATGTTAGGTACAGGTGGTACAATGATTAAGGCAATGGAGCTTCTTAAGCAAAATGGGGCAAAAAAGATCGTTTGTGCTGTATCCCTACCTCTTTTTACAGGTAAGGCTATTGAGTACTTTGATAAGGCCTATGAAGAGGGGAAATTTTATAGAATTATAGGAACTAATGGTGTTACAAAGAGTAAGGAACTTCTAGCAAAAGAGTGGTATGTTTGTGCTAATGTTTCGAATCTTTTTGCAAGAAGTATTTCAAGAATTCATCACGATAGGTCTTTAAGTCCTATTTTAGATAATAGTAAGATGATTCAACGTATGCTGAATCAGAGTAAGAAAAAAGATAAATAA
- a CDS encoding Na/Pi cotransporter family protein has product MSTIFTSIILILEIVGCLGIFLYGMKIMSDGIQKAAGDKLQSVLNMMTSNRFMAVLTGVFVTAIVQSSSASTVMVVSFVNASLLNLTQAIGVIMGANIGTTVTSWIIAVIGKVSMSHIAIPCIGIGMPMMMFSKKGSKKNWGEFFVGFGLLFLGLSLLKDLLPGKSEAAAFMASLEQLTDLGYLSILLFVAVGAIATIIIHSSSATMGVILILVGTDGAGIGLPFEVAAAMALGSNIGTTIDAFLASIAANTAAKRAAMVHILFNVFGTILALIFFYPFLKLVNYIIPGDDPRFTLAMFHTIFNVTATLIFVWFIPQFAKLVTRIVRESEVEYKDQPYTLEYMNTGFQDMPEIYLLKAKNEVRMMSDIVQKMYSSYRESICGDLSDFENALNIMKKQEDYTDQMQEELSQFLLACTKDNLNDDGFTNAASLMRIVNELESIGDSCYKLMIILNKQHEQNLKFHETAIEDLKPYEELVAGFLNDVVHNLSVKDENYKIADAQSTEEKINSYRSTLKKAARRQIQGGSDVKAELLYIDLLRQIEHIGDFCMNIMQEMENMK; this is encoded by the coding sequence ATGAGTACAATATTTACTTCAATTATATTAATATTGGAGATCGTAGGTTGCCTAGGGATCTTCCTTTACGGAATGAAAATCATGAGTGACGGAATACAAAAGGCTGCTGGTGACAAACTACAAAGTGTATTAAATATGATGACATCAAATAGATTTATGGCTGTATTAACCGGTGTTTTTGTAACTGCAATAGTTCAATCATCATCAGCATCAACTGTTATGGTAGTCAGTTTTGTAAATGCTAGCCTATTAAACCTAACGCAAGCAATTGGTGTTATTATGGGAGCAAACATAGGAACAACTGTTACAAGCTGGATAATAGCTGTTATAGGTAAGGTCAGCATGTCCCACATAGCAATTCCATGTATAGGTATTGGTATGCCTATGATGATGTTTTCCAAGAAGGGTAGCAAGAAAAACTGGGGTGAGTTTTTTGTTGGGTTTGGTCTCTTATTTCTTGGGTTAAGTCTTTTAAAAGACCTTTTACCAGGAAAGAGTGAAGCTGCTGCTTTTATGGCCAGCCTGGAACAACTAACTGATTTAGGTTACTTATCAATTTTACTTTTTGTTGCAGTTGGAGCAATTGCTACTATTATAATTCACTCTTCTAGTGCAACTATGGGGGTTATTTTAATACTTGTAGGTACAGATGGAGCAGGGATTGGACTTCCTTTTGAAGTAGCTGCAGCGATGGCTTTAGGTAGTAATATAGGAACAACTATAGACGCATTTTTAGCATCGATAGCTGCAAATACCGCTGCAAAACGAGCGGCTATGGTACATATATTATTTAATGTTTTTGGAACTATTTTAGCACTAATATTCTTTTATCCTTTCCTAAAACTAGTAAATTACATAATACCAGGTGATGATCCAAGATTTACACTAGCAATGTTCCATACAATTTTTAATGTAACAGCAACTTTGATATTTGTATGGTTTATCCCACAATTTGCCAAACTGGTAACAAGAATTGTAAGAGAGAGTGAAGTTGAATATAAAGATCAACCATATACTCTAGAATATATGAATACAGGTTTTCAGGACATGCCTGAGATCTACTTATTAAAGGCTAAAAACGAAGTAAGAATGATGTCAGATATTGTTCAAAAGATGTACTCAAGCTACAGAGAGAGTATCTGCGGTGATCTTTCAGATTTTGAAAATGCTTTAAATATTATGAAGAAACAAGAAGATTATACTGATCAGATGCAAGAGGAGTTATCTCAATTCTTATTAGCTTGTACAAAGGACAACTTAAATGATGACGGTTTTACAAACGCCGCTTCTTTAATGAGAATTGTAAACGAGTTAGAGAGTATTGGAGATAGTTGTTACAAGTTAATGATAATTTTAAATAAACAACATGAGCAAAACCTAAAGTTCCATGAAACAGCAATCGAAGACCTAAAACCTTATGAAGAGTTGGTTGCAGGATTTTTAAATGATGTAGTACACAACCTATCTGTAAAAGATGAGAACTACAAAATTGCTGATGCACAATCAACAGAAGAGAAGATAAACAGCTATAGGTCTACTCTTAAGAAGGCAGCTAGACGACAAATACAGGGAGGTAGTGATGTAAAAGCAGAGTTGCTTTATATCGACCTACTTAGACAGATTGAGCATATTGGAGACTTTTGTATGAACATTATGCAAGAGATGGAAAATATGAAATAG
- the rpmG gene encoding 50S ribosomal protein L33 yields MAKGKKGAVELIALQCTECKRKNYTTQKNRRNVQSKLELKKYCKWCKSHILHKETKIK; encoded by the coding sequence ATGGCTAAAGGAAAAAAAGGCGCTGTTGAGTTAATTGCACTACAGTGTACTGAGTGTAAAAGAAAAAACTATACAACACAGAAGAATAGAAGAAATGTACAAAGTAAGTTAGAACTTAAAAAGTATTGTAAATGGTGTAAGTCTCACATCCTTCATAAAGAGACTAAGATTAAATAG